In Chrysemys picta bellii isolate R12L10 chromosome 4, ASM1138683v2, whole genome shotgun sequence, the sequence AAGCTTCTCTTTAAGGATCCCATCCTGTGATGTGCTGATAGTCCTTAATTCCCACTGATATATAGTGGTCCAGTATTTCCTTTGCATGCACCAGATTTGCGGATATTGCAATACCATATATATTTCACCACAGTTTCTAATTATTCTATGACATTTCATTGGGTAAGTCTACACTaagaaattaggtcgaatttatagaagtcggttttatagaaatcggttgtatacagccgattgtgtgtgtccccacataaaatgctctaagtgcatgaagtcggcggactgcgtccacagtaccgaggctagtgtcgacttccggagcgttgcactgtgggtagctatcccacagttcccgcagtctccgccgcccattggaattctgggttgagatcccaatgcctgaatgatgcaaaacagtgttgcggggggttctgggtacatgtcgtcaggcacctccccctccatcagagcaacggcagacaatcgattcgcgcctttttacctgggttacctgtgcagacaacataccatgccaagcatggagcccgctcagctcagctcagctcaccgtcaccatatgtcctctgggtgccggcagacatggtactgcattgctacacagcagcagctaattgccttttggctgtagacggtgcagtatgactggtagccttcatcggcgatctgggtgctggcagatgtggggctggcagacgtggggctgcattgcacacagcagcagccccttgccttttggtagaaaatggtatattatgattgatATCCGTCActgtcgtactgcagtggctgtcaatcatgggcacctgggcagacatgctcagtcctatcgaacagtctcgacgatgatggctatcagtcggagtatgctattttctgccaagcacccagtattttctgccaagcacccagaagatgccgagggctatcagtcatgctgcaccgtcgtctgccagcttaagatgtaaaaaatagatttgttctgtattcatttgcttccccctccctccgtgaaatcaacggcctgctaaacccagggttttgagttccatctttgggggggggcattctgtgtgacagttgtttgtgtttctccctgatgcacagccacctttgttgattttaattccctgtacctgtacgccatgtcgtcacttgcccctccctccctccatccgtcagatactagtttcgtgccttttttcagaccagacgccatagcactgggatcatggagcccgctcagatcaccgcggcaattatgagcactatgaacaccacgcgcattgtcctggagtatatgcagagccaggacatgccaaagcaaaaccaggaccagccgcggaggcgattgcagcgcggcgacgagagtgatgaggaaattgacatggacatagacctctcacaaagtacaggccccagcaatgcaaatcatggtgttactggggcaggttcatgccgtggaacgcagattctgggcccgggaaacaagcatagactggtgggaccgcatcgtgctgcaggtgtgggatgattcccagtggctgcgaaactttcgcatgcgtaagagcACTTTCacagaactttgtgacttgctttcccctgccctgaagcgccagaataccaggatgagagcagccctcacagttgagaagcaagtggcgatagccctgtggaagcttgcaacgccagacagctactggtcagttgggaatcaatttggagtgggcaaatctactgtgggggctgctgttatccaagttgccagggcaatcaaagacctggtgatatcaagggtagtgactctgggaaatgtgcaggccatagtggatggctttgctgccatgggattcccaaactgtggtggggcgatagacggaacccatatccctatcttggcactggagcaccaagccaccgagtacataaaccgcaaggggtacttttcaatgctgctgcaagccctggtggatcacaagggacgtttcaccaacatcaacgtgggatggccgggaatggtacatgatgctcgtgtcttcaggcactctggtctgtttcgaaagctggaggaagggactttcttcccggaccagaaaataaccgttggggatgttgaaatgcctatcgttatccttggggacccagcctaccccttaatgccatggctcatgaagccgtacacaggcagcctggacagtagtcaggacctgttcaactacaggctgagcaagtgccgaatggtggtggaatgtgcatttggacgtttaaaagcacgctggcgcagcttactgactcgctcagacctcagcgaaaagaatatccccattgttattgctgcttgctgtgcgctccacaatatctgtgagagtaagggggagacatttatggtggggtgggaggttgaggcacaatgcctggccgctgattacgcgcagccagacaccagggcggttagaagagcacagcagggcgcggtgagcatcagagaagcttttaaaacgagttttgtgactggccaggctacggtgtgaaacttctgtttgtttctccttgatgaaccctccgccccacccctccatccggttcactctacttccctgtaaaccaaccaccccaccctctcctcccccttcgagcaccgcttgcagaggcaataaagtcattgttacttcacattcatgcattctttattaattcatcacacaactagggggataattgccaaggtagcccgggatgggtgcgggaggagggaaggaaaaggacacacttcaatttaaaactttaactcttattgaaggccagccttctgatgctcgggcaatcatctggggtggagtgactgggtggccggaggcccccccactttgttcttgggcgtctgggtgaggaggctacggaacttggggaggagggctattGGTTACACAGGgcctgtagcggcggtctctgctcctgctgcctttcctgcagctcaaccatacgctggagcatatcagtttgatgctccagcagctggagcatcgactcttgccttctgtctgcaagctgacgccacctatcatcttcatcccgccacttgctctgttcatcctgcgattcagcccaccacctctcctctcgttcatactgtgcttttctgtagtctgacattgactgcctccacgcattctgatGTGCTccgtcagcatgggaggacatctggagctccgtgaacatgtcatcccgagtccgccattttctccttctaatcttcactagcctctgtgaaggagaaacatttgcagctggtggaggagaagggagaggtggttaaaaaagacacattttagagaacaatgagtacactctttcatgttaaattttgctgttcacattacacagcaacTGTGCTTTCGTtataaggtcgcatttttcctcttatattgagggcctgctggtttggtgtgagagatcactcacgcagtgccaggcaacagattttggcttgcaggcagccatggtaagccacagtcttttggcttttttcaccttcttaacatgtgggaatggtttcaaacaatagcgccctcatttcccataccaagcacccgttgggttggccatttaaaatgggtttgcaatgtaaaaggaggggctgcggttcccgggttaacacGCAGCACAAACCTaactaaccctcctctcccccacacacccaattctctgggatgatcacttcacccctccccccaccgcgtggctaacagcagggaacatttctgttcagccgagcaggaacaggcacctctgaatgtccccttaataaaatcaccccatttcaaccaggtgaccgtgaatgatatcactctcctgaggataacaaagagcgataaggaatggatgttgtctgcatgccagcaaacaccgggaccatacgctgccatgctttgttatgcaatgaatccagactacgtgctactgcctggcgtggtaaagtgtcctactatggcggacgggataaggcagccctccccagaaaccttttgcaaaggctttgggagtacatgaaggagagctttctggagatgtccctggaggatttccgctccatccccatacacgttaacagacttttccagtagctgtgctggccgcgattgccagggcaaattaatcattaatcattaaacacgcttgcttttaaaccatgtgtaatatttacaaaggtacactcaccagaggtccccggtgtgccctcagggtctgggagcacgccttgggtgagttcgggggttactggctccaggtccagggtgataaacatatcctggctgttggggaaaccggtttctccgcttccttgctgctgtgagctatctacattatcttcatcctcctcttcctcgtaccctgaaccctcttccctgtgtgtttctccagtgaaggagtcatagcacacagttggggtagtggtggctgcaccccatagcatggcatgcagctccgcgtagaagcggcatgtttgcggctgtgcccggaccttccgtttgcctctctggctttgtggtaggcttgccttagctccttgattttcacacagcactgctgtgcgtccctgttatggcctctgtccttcatggccttggagaccttttctaatattttgccatttcttttactgctacggagttcagctagcactgattcatctccccatatggtgagcagatcccgtacctcccgttcggtccatgctggagctcttttgcgatcctgggactccatcacagttacctgtgctgatgagctctgcgtggtcacctgtgctctccacgctgggcaaacagaaaatgaaattaaaacgttcgtggggcttttcctgtttacctggtcagtgcatctgagttgagagtgctgtccagagcggtcacaatgaagcactgtgggatagctcccagaggccaataatgtggatttccgtccacactaccccaattctgacccgctaaggccgattttatcgctaatcccctcgtcggaggtggagtaaagaaaccggtttaaagggccccttaagtcgaaagaaagggcttcgtcatgtgaacgtgtccaggcttaattctatttaacgctgctaaagtcgacctaaactcgtagtgtagaccaggccttagttaatATATATCTGTATATTGATTATTAcatgtgtattttatatataaatgtgaaaattaattatattttaatgttttaataatAGCTAATATGAATAATTTGATAGAGAGTGAAATGAGACCAAATAACTTTCTGGAGAaagaactgtttttgttttgtctctgatAGAGAAACCAAGATTTTCAAGGTCATCAATAATAGTAATTTTCACTTTGCCCACTGCTTGAATCAGCTGATATGAAGCTGTTCTCCAAATCAAAGGCAAAATTTGTCTACTAGTGAGAAAGGGAAAAAGCATGTAGTTGTGTGGAGTATTTGATGCTTGGAGAATTGATGCTGAAGCAATAGAACATTTAGTTAGCATGTAATGATGCAAAGACCTTCCtttgaaatatatatacatataattcTTGCTGACTTCAGTGCAGGTAGGATAGAGCCCTAAATGTGACACATCCTCATACTACCACTGCCATTCAGAGCGCAATATCATTATTTCATTGCATGCTAATACCTGAGTTGTTTGTTaaagcagcagtttaaaaaatcACTCTTCTCTCTAAAACATTGCTAGTCACCATTTTTACAGGGAATCTGAGATTACTGAAACTGAAAGATCAGAGGGAAAAAAGCCATTCTCGCTATTTTTTTTCCCAGGGTTTACTTTGTGTAGTTGACAGCATTTTCTATATAGTCCCTCTCACTATTTCTTCTGTCACATCAATCACTTTTCTTGCAGTTTCTGTGCATTTCTCACAGagcagaaagggagagaaaatacatttttgaaaataggaaaatgtgactgTAAAACTAGAAAACTTGACAAAGGGGTAGGAGCAGTTGCAGTACTAGAAACTACTTTGATCTACGTTCTGATTTGCTGAGGTTCCTTTAAATATGAAattcttcatttttatattcATAACACTCCCTGTTCCATAAGACAGAGTGAAATGACTTATGGAAATGAAATTATTCAACTACATGCTTTTCCTTTTTCCTCATTATTCTTCATTTTCACTACTCTTCACTAAGTAATATTTTGTGAAGCATCTCAAGTGGGATTCTAAACTCTCCAGATATCAGTTTATTAATCTTCTGGTGCAGTAATGCCATGGTGATAAGTGTGGTATAACTAcctagacagagagagagagaaaaccccCTTAAACCAACAGGAGAGGATAACAGACAGTTTCCCCCCTAGACAGCACATAGAAGCAACTTGAGCAGTTAAGGCCACCTCCATGTAAAATTTCAGTGAGGCCGGAGGACAAAAGCAGTTTGGGGTGTGAATAAGGcttggtctgcacttaaaacttAGGTCGATATAGCTACATAAgtcaggaatgtgaaaaaaatgacctaacccctagtgtagacacaggtaCGGCAACAGAAGAATGCTCCCATCAATGCAGCTATTGCTGTTTGGGGTGGTGTTCCTATACCGAGGGAAAAACCACTTCTGTCAGTGTGAGCTGCCTCAGTACCAGGGGTActcaggacaaattttttggtggcctcagaatgcagccaccaactcttgctggtggccactctcgCACTTCCCCCTTAAAATACCTAAGTAGCTTTAGGAAaatcaaataaatatgcacatatacatgcccaaatcattgtaatttatttattgctagctaataagtctgttgtgaaaagtgttattaacaaacatacaagtatcacttttcgcAGCAGATTTAATTAgccctggggacaaattaagccctggatgaaGGGTTGGGGGAGgcgatgggggtgggaggcagttggggcctggagcctgaagccccatgGCCACAGGACGGGGTCCAGGGATGGAGCCTGAAGCTgtgtggctggagcctggggcctgccactgcacagccagagcccagggttggagctcaaagccccacagccagagcttgctgccccaccaccccagagaTGAAGCCCAAATCCTGAGCCCACCACCCCTgtgaaggtggggaactcactgacTGCCTGCTCCTACGGCGTTGtgccccaggtgactccagaTGTGGGGCAgagcccaacccctgctgctggccccagcaaccaacaccaaggcggtgcatccaggagcaacagggggaggggaaggcggaGAGGCTCTACTTTGCCttccccccatcacagcccaggaggtTGTGGCCGCAAGAAAATCCCTTGGTGGCCACGGTGgtcgcatttgagaaacgctgctctaTACTACGGGGTTATGCTGGCAGAGCTACAGTGACACAGCTATGCCGGTATAgtctccctagtgtagacacaccctaagagAGATTGATTGTAGTGCATCTGTGCTACAAGATTGATAGCACTGGAGAATGAAATCCTCTTTCTCCAAAGGACAGGTGCAACATGGACAGTGGCAACGCGAGCTTCTCCGCAACACCCTGACAGTGAGCTTCAACACTAACCAAAAAAGATTGGCCTGGTCAGAGGTCAGTTTATACTCCATAGTCAACACAGTTCTTGGCCTCTTAGCCGGTGACAAGCCTGCCAAAATCGTGTCATGGCTCGGGGAGGAGGTTGTGATGAGGAGTCCTACCCATTGGACTGAGACCACAGACCAGCAAACTCTTtcttctaagtcacttaagtatttttaaatatctgCAACACAAGTGgtcttttcccttttttaaaaaatgtttccatttttttgaaCAATCAGAgcatatttactttaaaaaaattagctcAACGGATAGATTGACTCCAATAACAGAGCTCCCCGGGGTTCACCTGCAAGTGACTGTATGCTGCTTGTCCTTTTCTGTTTCAATAcggtttgatttttatttaaaatgtgctggggggaggagggggaaagggaacCATTGAGACATTCTCTATATGAGAGACTGTTTAACAGCCTTCTAGTGGGTGTATAGGCAGGAGCTCTATTGATATGAGACCATATCAGTTCTATATTATGCAGAATTTTGAAGTCTGTAAACATTTTAAACTATTTGTTCTTATAAAAGAGGGTGACACTCCATCCATGACCTATCTTGGAATGCCTAGGTGTTTTATTAACCTTTCCTGTATATAAAGAAGTGCTTGGAGTGTTCTATATGTGCATGTGCAAAAACAACAATAAAGTCGCATACATTAATGAAGGGCCCACTCCTACAAGCCTTCTCTGCAAAGAAGTCCTATGGATTCCAAAGGGAGTTACATGGGCAGAGGCTTGGAGGATTGGGTCCCAACACTAGAGTGCCAACTAATGGTATGGGAGGGAGTCACCAGGTGGTGCTTTGACACATAATCTTAAAAGATCTTTTTCTTAGCATTTCAGCAGTGTACGATGGTGGAACAAATGCTGTATTGTTACTTTTGtgaagcagatttatttgggggaaGCCACTGCAAACAGCAAGAGTTCCTTGCCTTAATCTCTCCAACTAGAATCAATTCTTGCTGCAAAGTTGGTTCCTGAGAACTGAGCATTGTTGGCTGGGCTGAGATCTCTGAAAGAGGGGATAGCCTGCATGCAGTTTGTGACCATCTCTGTTCAAGGACTGGTGTATATAGTGCAAATACACAATTTATACTCATAAATACCCAGACTCTGTGTCCCTGATTTCTCCTCCTACAGGAAACTGACCTGCCAGACCTTGAAATCTGCTATAGCTGGACAGAGAGGTCACAAGAGTAGAGAACTTTCCAACCACTAGCAACCTTAAAACTGTAAGGATGTGAGACCAAAACATAATGTTTATCTTGCTATAATGGGCTGGATTAAGCATTTCTCTGTTACCTTGATATTGTCATCTTCTGTCACAGTCACAATGTGGTTTGACCTGTTTTAAGCTCAGCTTTTTGGAACTCTCCCTCTCTCGTTTGTTTCTTTGATCCTCGTCCATAATTTTAAATCTCAATATTTTGTCCTCGCTAAGAACTATGAGTTGTGGTCTTGTTTTTACTGTTGCTTGTTTTGTGACTGTATCTTTCTGTGATGCTTCCTCAGCACTTTTGATCAAagatataatataaataaatgtaatgtCATGTGCTCATTTCTTATTATTATAGACTGATGTTAGAAAACTAAAATCTTATGTGTAGTCCTCACTTTAATCAAGAAACTAAAGAAAGTTTATGAGCACtatatatttcttttaatttgtCCAGAAGAAAAATATGGTTGGCAGGGGGGAAATATATCATTTCCTCTTACGAGTTTACTTTCTAATGTTAATAAATGATACTGAATAAAGTGGCAACATGGATGCATGAGAAACTGCTAAATGTTGGTTGCCACATGCACCATTGCCAAGCTGCCTAAAAAGACAATGGATATCATTTTTATGTGGGattttcctcccccttcctcagATCAAAAGGACAGCAGCCATGCAATCTGCTGTTTGTGTAGAAAATGTGTCAGGAGAGGCAAGGAGGGCACACACATGGGAACATCTGCTCTAAGAAGCCACTTGAAAATTAACCATTTAGGCCCTGAGTCAAAGAggtgcttaagcacatgcctaacgtTAAGCATGGGAGTAGCCCCAATGACTCTTTTGGAGTCACACTCTGTATCCTGAtttgctcctggggcagcacagctacTCACTGCCTCTTGCAAAGCCACAAATAAGTTCCCAGGCCCCAATTCTAAGACCAATGACGTCCGCAGGAGTCTTTCgcctgagttcagtgggagctggatcagccTTTATGCTCAGATTGTGCACTTCTTTCTCATGCTGGCGAGCAGCTACTCACACGAGTCACCCCATaggcttcagtgagactactcacatgagctCCTCCCTTAGTGTCATTTCTAATAGAAAGTAAATTTGGTTTTTGACATTCAGACTTTAGGCACAGAAACCCCTCCTATTATGCACTGGTTGCTCATTCTGCTTCCATTTCTTTCTGCAGCAGCTGTACACTACTA encodes:
- the LOC135983214 gene encoding uncharacterized protein LOC135983214 — translated: MLWGAATTTPTVCYDSFTGETHREEGSGYEEEEDEDNVDSSQQQGSGETGFPNSQDMFITLDLEPVTPELTQGVLPDPEGTPGTSAANVSPSQRLVKIRRRKWRTRDDMFTELQMSSHADGAHQNAWRQSMSDYRKAQYEREERWWAESQDEQSKWRDEDDRWRQLADRRQESMLQLLEHQTDMLQRMVELQERQQEQRPPLQALCNQ